A DNA window from Allokutzneria albata contains the following coding sequences:
- a CDS encoding polysaccharide lyase 6 family protein, translating into MKRALIPVTAVLLLGMAPVADAAPVTSLSALQSAIDRAQPGERVVLAAGRYEAKQPIRISRKSGVTIAAASVGGAEIYGASGFTFDSSERVTLEGFRFTHTATLSVPANSHHIRLSRNVFQLRSEAGKHWVNVDGDDVEVDRNTFTGKSTQGVYLSIFGPSSGMAQRTHVHRNYFHNHSFSGSNGGESIRLGVSSKQRFSARAVIENNLFEKANGDPEAISVKSSDNVVRNNTIRDSKGQITLRHGNRTRVEGNIMLGGASGIRFYGNDHVIVNNVVNGSTGNGITVGSGTVIDDTSSTGNDRPDRVLVAFNTVSGTATAIAGENRTYGPDSCVISNNVLTGSGQLVRQTQFSKFRWEGNVLWGGTPGNIPSGGYRQVDPKVSGELRRPAADSPVLNASVGSYPAVELDLDGQRRDDRKDVGADERGGQRVPLTSADVGPGAPAE; encoded by the coding sequence ATGAAGCGTGCCCTCATCCCGGTGACGGCGGTGCTCCTGCTCGGCATGGCCCCGGTCGCGGACGCGGCCCCGGTAACCTCGTTATCCGCTCTGCAGAGCGCGATCGACCGGGCTCAGCCCGGTGAGCGCGTCGTTCTCGCCGCAGGTCGTTACGAAGCGAAGCAGCCGATCCGGATCAGCCGCAAGTCCGGTGTCACGATCGCCGCCGCCTCGGTCGGTGGTGCCGAGATCTACGGTGCGAGCGGCTTCACCTTCGACTCCTCGGAGCGAGTCACCCTCGAAGGGTTCAGGTTCACGCACACCGCGACGCTGTCCGTTCCGGCCAACTCGCACCACATCCGGTTGAGCCGCAACGTTTTCCAGTTGCGGTCCGAGGCGGGCAAGCACTGGGTGAACGTGGACGGCGACGACGTCGAGGTGGACCGCAACACCTTCACCGGCAAGAGCACCCAGGGCGTCTACCTGTCGATCTTCGGGCCCAGCAGCGGCATGGCGCAGCGGACCCACGTCCACCGCAACTACTTCCACAACCACAGCTTCTCCGGCTCCAACGGCGGGGAGTCGATCCGGCTCGGGGTCAGCTCGAAGCAGCGCTTCTCCGCGCGCGCGGTGATCGAGAACAACCTCTTCGAGAAGGCCAACGGCGATCCTGAGGCGATCTCGGTGAAGTCGTCGGACAACGTGGTGCGCAACAACACCATTCGCGACAGCAAGGGCCAGATCACGCTGCGGCACGGCAACCGCACCCGCGTCGAGGGCAACATCATGCTGGGCGGGGCCTCCGGCATCCGCTTCTACGGCAACGACCACGTGATCGTGAACAACGTGGTGAACGGCAGCACCGGCAACGGGATCACGGTCGGCAGCGGCACCGTCATCGACGACACCAGCAGCACCGGCAACGACCGGCCGGACCGGGTCCTGGTCGCCTTCAACACCGTCTCCGGCACGGCGACCGCCATCGCGGGCGAGAACCGGACCTACGGGCCGGACTCGTGCGTGATCTCGAACAACGTGCTCACCGGCAGCGGGCAGCTCGTGCGGCAGACGCAGTTCTCGAAGTTCCGCTGGGAGGGCAATGTGCTCTGGGGCGGCACCCCGGGCAACATCCCCTCGGGCGGCTACCGGCAGGTGGACCCGAAGGTGTCCGGAGAACTGCGCCGCCCGGCCGCGGACAGCCCGGTGCTGAACGCCTCGGTCGGCTCCTACCCCGCAGTCGAACTGGACCTCGACGGGCAGCGGCGGGACGACCGCAAGGACGTCGGGGCCGACGAGCGCGGCGGTCAGCGGGTCCCGCTCACCTCCGCCGACGTGGGCCCGGGAGCCCCGGCCGAGTGA
- a CDS encoding DUF998 domain-containing protein, protein MLTPEPTPVATIRHGAVARALAIGGTVAVLTTVAIIAVLDLVPAIGMINPVRRTISEHALGPNRVLFDLALLLLAAGSLAILAALVRGGLVRSRSAAAVMLGLWSAGLTVVVLFPKHNWAVGPSLSGDIHRAGSLVAFLSLPVAVLLIARRWLRDERWSGHARRTRVLGVLAVLSFAPVVYVLVHASAVGGAWWQVLPLGVIERVLALCEVVAMLGVGGWAIASTRPAAR, encoded by the coding sequence GTGCTCACCCCTGAACCCACCCCGGTCGCGACGATCCGCCACGGCGCCGTCGCGCGCGCACTCGCGATCGGCGGCACCGTCGCGGTGCTGACCACGGTGGCGATCATCGCCGTGCTGGACCTGGTCCCGGCCATCGGCATGATCAACCCGGTTCGGCGCACCATCAGCGAGCACGCGCTCGGCCCCAACCGCGTGCTGTTCGACCTCGCTCTGCTGCTCCTCGCGGCCGGTTCGCTGGCGATCCTGGCCGCCCTGGTGCGCGGCGGGCTGGTCCGGTCCCGGTCGGCGGCCGCGGTCATGCTCGGCCTGTGGAGCGCGGGGCTGACCGTGGTCGTGCTCTTCCCCAAGCACAACTGGGCCGTCGGGCCCAGTCTCAGCGGTGACATCCATCGCGCCGGCAGCCTCGTGGCGTTCCTCAGCCTGCCCGTGGCCGTGCTGCTCATCGCCCGCCGCTGGCTGCGCGACGAGCGGTGGAGCGGGCACGCGCGGCGCACCCGCGTGCTCGGCGTGCTGGCCGTGCTGTCCTTCGCACCCGTCGTCTACGTGCTGGTCCACGCCTCCGCGGTGGGCGGCGCGTGGTGGCAGGTGCTGCCGCTCGGCGTGATCGAACGCGTGCTGGCGCTCTGCGAGGTCGTCGCGATGCTCGGCGTCGGTGGCTGGGCGATCGCCTCGACCCGTCCGGCGGCGCGCTGA
- a CDS encoding thioesterase II family protein: protein MKNRVVRPRPRPDARRALICLSYAGGGTAPFRGWAGHVPDDVELALVCYPGRERRTGEPMPPLWDQLLDDVALGVEEAAAGRPYVLFGHSMGGAVAAGLASAGLAPAALVLSATRSPSSTLAYSIRPTDSDEQYVEWMRQKGQVPDEVLEHPELREMAVSILRGDVVAMHSLVPDPAHRIEVPTQVLYGELDEVDEEAVRGWSKIVTSDLRIDRLPGGHFYVPEVWERLPEHITALREDG from the coding sequence ATGAAGAACCGAGTGGTGCGGCCCCGACCCCGGCCGGACGCGCGTCGTGCGCTGATCTGCCTGAGCTACGCGGGCGGTGGCACCGCGCCGTTCCGCGGCTGGGCCGGGCACGTCCCGGACGACGTCGAACTCGCGCTGGTCTGCTACCCCGGCCGGGAGCGCCGGACCGGTGAGCCGATGCCGCCGCTGTGGGACCAGCTGCTCGACGACGTCGCGCTGGGCGTCGAGGAGGCCGCCGCGGGTCGCCCCTACGTCCTGTTCGGGCACAGCATGGGCGGTGCCGTCGCGGCGGGGCTCGCCTCGGCGGGCCTCGCGCCTGCCGCGCTGGTGCTGTCCGCGACCCGCTCACCGTCGTCCACGCTGGCCTATTCGATCAGGCCGACGGACTCCGACGAGCAGTACGTCGAGTGGATGAGGCAGAAGGGGCAGGTGCCCGACGAGGTGCTCGAGCACCCGGAGCTGCGCGAGATGGCCGTGTCGATCCTGCGCGGGGACGTCGTCGCGATGCACAGCCTCGTCCCCGACCCGGCGCACCGGATCGAGGTGCCCACGCAGGTGCTCTACGGCGAGCTGGACGAGGTCGACGAGGAAGCCGTGCGCGGCTGGAGCAAGATCGTCACCAGTGACCTGCGGATCGACCGGTTGCCGGGCGGGCACTTCTACGTGCCCGAGGTCTGGGAGCGGCTGCCGGAACACATCACCGCGTTGCGAGAGGACGGCTGA
- a CDS encoding tetratricopeptide repeat protein: protein MADDPVAMAMQQAAELCRSGKAAKAVRLLRPVVAQTPTDVDAWCALSAAYLADDQPKKALESAQHAVILGSGKEGPHRLAACALTQLGRSAEAVAAADSAVRADPFEWRCHIALAEALIGSGAVERVRHSEDDAKRALIAAHRASELAPTESRPFEVLGEIASRAHRWDVAEQALLTAVQLNPGSEHLREELARVRRGAPEPEPEPVVPDAEPVLWDVLWRLVVLQGVGSLALVIGGLPRPGSGYALFGVVLLAVLAAVVWRFVSKVPAVVRPGLVRLVRARKLLLLAVGLFALGTLLLVLWTLTLAVWPGALQTAVVACVVTFLAGAVVLAGRRLARWRGRM from the coding sequence ATGGCCGACGACCCGGTAGCCATGGCCATGCAGCAGGCGGCCGAGCTGTGCCGGTCGGGCAAGGCGGCCAAGGCCGTCCGGCTGCTCCGCCCGGTGGTCGCGCAGACCCCGACCGACGTGGACGCCTGGTGCGCGCTCTCCGCCGCCTACCTCGCCGACGACCAACCGAAGAAGGCGTTGGAGTCGGCCCAGCACGCGGTGATCCTCGGCTCCGGCAAGGAGGGGCCGCACCGGCTGGCCGCCTGCGCGCTCACCCAGCTCGGCCGCTCGGCGGAGGCCGTGGCCGCTGCCGACAGCGCGGTCCGCGCGGACCCGTTCGAATGGCGCTGCCACATCGCGCTGGCGGAGGCCCTGATCGGTTCGGGTGCGGTGGAGCGGGTGCGCCACTCCGAGGACGACGCCAAACGGGCCTTGATAGCCGCTCACCGCGCGTCCGAACTCGCGCCGACGGAGTCGCGCCCCTTCGAAGTGCTCGGTGAGATCGCCTCCCGCGCGCACCGGTGGGACGTGGCCGAGCAGGCCCTGCTGACCGCGGTGCAGCTCAATCCCGGCAGCGAGCACCTCCGCGAGGAGCTGGCGAGGGTGCGGCGCGGAGCGCCCGAGCCCGAGCCGGAGCCGGTTGTCCCCGACGCCGAACCTGTTCTGTGGGACGTGCTGTGGCGCCTGGTGGTCCTGCAGGGGGTCGGCAGCCTGGCGCTGGTGATCGGCGGGCTGCCCCGGCCCGGGTCCGGATACGCGCTCTTCGGCGTGGTCCTGCTCGCCGTCCTGGCGGCCGTGGTGTGGCGTTTCGTGTCCAAGGTGCCCGCCGTGGTGCGGCCGGGACTCGTCCGGCTCGTGCGCGCGCGGAAGCTGTTGTTGCTGGCAGTCGGCTTGTTCGCGCTGGGAACGCTGCTGCTCGTGCTGTGGACGCTGACCCTGGCCGTGTGGCCCGGCGCGCTGCAGACGGCTGTCGTGGCGTGCGTCGTGACCTTTCTCGCGGGTGCGGTCGTGCTCGCCGGGCGCCGGTTGGCGCGCTGGAGAGGTCGCATGTGA
- a CDS encoding HNH endonuclease signature motif containing protein, translating to MAPADIEDDVAANGIWKRILTDPATGMAEHITTYRPTPAQRELIDARYPTCTRVGCNQPAHRCDLDHCCLFDGTNTTIANLRPKCRHQHRMKTHSNWSCENRPDGAHAWTTPSGKVIETELEPIAEPAPF from the coding sequence ATGGCCCCTGCCGATATCGAAGACGACGTCGCAGCCAACGGCATCTGGAAGCGCATCCTCACCGACCCCGCCACCGGGATGGCCGAACACATCACCACCTACCGACCCACCCCAGCCCAACGGGAACTCATCGACGCCCGCTACCCGACCTGCACCAGGGTCGGCTGCAACCAACCCGCCCACCGCTGCGATCTGGACCACTGCTGTCTCTTCGACGGCACCAACACCACCATCGCCAACCTGCGACCGAAATGCCGCCACCAGCACCGGATGAAGACCCACTCCAACTGGTCCTGCGAGAACCGGCCGGACGGAGCGCACGCGTGGACCACACCGAGTGGCAAGGTGATCGAGACCGAACTCGAACCCATCGCCGAGCCCGCGCCGTTCTAG
- a CDS encoding sugar phosphate isomerase/epimerase family protein: MTVFLSCQEQLLPGSTLLAKWDFARRAGFGAIELRGKGDFEFRERLPELRQAKAAGVVMPTVCVEMTHFIGDFDAGRRRDAIANMASQLSVIAELEGVGAMTPASWGMFSYRLPPFVPPRSPQEDRRVLVDALGELGEHAKREGVVLLLEPLNRYEDHMVNRLDQAVDLIKATGTAGVRVGADTYHMNIEEASPMEALRRAAPWLGHVQVSDSNRLEPGAGHLDWWQLTSTLKEIGYTGSLAMECRLSGPPEDVLPKVPPLFH; this comes from the coding sequence ATGACCGTGTTTCTGTCCTGCCAGGAACAGCTGCTGCCCGGCTCCACCCTGCTGGCCAAGTGGGACTTCGCGCGGCGCGCCGGGTTCGGCGCGATCGAGTTGCGGGGCAAGGGCGATTTCGAGTTCCGCGAGCGGCTTCCCGAGCTGCGCCAGGCGAAGGCCGCCGGGGTGGTGATGCCGACGGTGTGCGTGGAGATGACGCACTTCATCGGTGACTTCGACGCGGGGCGGCGGCGGGACGCGATCGCGAACATGGCCAGCCAGCTGTCCGTGATCGCCGAACTCGAAGGCGTCGGCGCGATGACCCCGGCGTCGTGGGGGATGTTCTCCTACCGGCTGCCCCCCTTCGTCCCGCCGCGCAGTCCGCAGGAGGACCGCCGCGTGCTCGTCGACGCGCTCGGCGAACTCGGGGAGCACGCCAAGCGCGAAGGCGTGGTCCTGTTGCTGGAGCCGCTGAACCGCTACGAGGACCACATGGTCAACCGGCTGGACCAGGCGGTCGATCTGATCAAGGCGACGGGGACGGCGGGCGTGCGCGTCGGCGCGGACACCTACCACATGAACATCGAGGAGGCCTCGCCGATGGAGGCGCTCCGCCGCGCCGCGCCGTGGCTGGGACACGTCCAGGTCAGCGACTCCAACAGGCTGGAGCCCGGCGCGGGACACCTCGACTGGTGGCAGCTGACCTCGACGCTGAAGGAGATCGGCTACACCGGCTCGCTCGCGATGGAGTGCAGGCTGAGCGGCCCGCCGGAGGACGTCCTCCCCAAGGTGCCCCCGCTGTTCCACTGA
- a CDS encoding glycosyltransferase, translating into MRVLMITAGSRGDVQPYAALAVALKNAGHEPVLAAATRSGEVFAGLGFPFVELDEGPMALTETVAQESKLALYRKAMGMLGRMFDDAWAVAADGADIVVHHPGALVGAHIAERLGVPAVVGALTPLYVPTRAFPLPLAPPWLPAAVNRASYRVVGLIGLPFRKTLMRWRADRLGLPPGKGRQDLVLHAISEHVVPPPPDWPATALSTGYWFLESTEEPELPEITGTTVYIGFGSMTGADPARTTATVLEAVRLAGVRAILARGWGGLTATDLPENVTMIDHVPHERLFPMVDAVVHHGGAGTVAAAAAAGRPQVLCPFLADQPYWGRRMHELGVAPPPLPERALDAGELAASIKEALSRSAEAARLGALVRAENGVGKAVRALERLCPTSGR; encoded by the coding sequence GTGAGGGTTCTCATGATCACCGCAGGCAGCCGGGGCGATGTGCAGCCCTACGCAGCGCTCGCGGTGGCGTTGAAGAACGCCGGGCACGAGCCGGTCCTGGCGGCGGCCACTCGTTCGGGCGAGGTCTTCGCGGGGCTCGGCTTCCCGTTCGTCGAGCTGGACGAGGGACCGATGGCGCTCACCGAGACGGTGGCGCAGGAGAGCAAGCTCGCGCTCTACCGCAAGGCCATGGGCATGCTGGGGCGGATGTTCGACGACGCGTGGGCCGTCGCGGCCGACGGCGCGGACATCGTCGTGCACCACCCGGGAGCGCTGGTCGGAGCGCACATCGCCGAGCGACTGGGCGTCCCCGCCGTCGTCGGCGCGCTGACCCCGCTGTACGTGCCGACCCGGGCTTTCCCGTTGCCGCTGGCGCCGCCGTGGCTTCCCGCCGCGGTCAACCGCGCGAGCTACCGGGTCGTCGGCCTGATCGGCCTGCCGTTCCGGAAAACGCTCATGCGGTGGCGTGCGGACCGACTCGGGCTGCCGCCCGGCAAGGGGCGCCAGGACCTGGTGCTGCACGCGATCAGCGAGCACGTCGTTCCCCCACCGCCGGACTGGCCCGCGACCGCGCTCAGCACCGGCTACTGGTTCCTGGAGTCGACGGAGGAGCCGGAACTCCCGGAGATCACCGGCACCACTGTCTACATCGGATTCGGCAGCATGACCGGAGCCGATCCCGCGCGCACCACCGCGACGGTGCTGGAGGCCGTCCGGTTGGCCGGTGTCCGCGCGATCCTCGCGCGCGGCTGGGGCGGGCTGACCGCGACCGACCTGCCGGAGAACGTGACCATGATCGACCACGTTCCGCACGAACGGCTCTTCCCGATGGTGGATGCCGTTGTGCACCACGGCGGAGCTGGAACCGTGGCCGCTGCGGCCGCCGCCGGACGCCCGCAGGTCCTGTGCCCGTTCCTGGCCGACCAGCCGTACTGGGGCCGCAGGATGCACGAGCTCGGTGTGGCCCCGCCTCCGCTCCCCGAGCGCGCGCTGGACGCCGGAGAGCTGGCTGCCTCGATCAAGGAGGCGCTGAGCAGGTCGGCGGAAGCCGCGCGGCTGGGCGCCTTGGTGCGCGCGGAAAACGGTGTCGGCAAAGCGGTTCGCGCACTGGAACGACTCTGTCCTACTTCCGGACGATGA
- a CDS encoding terpene synthase family protein: protein MPKLGLSALVPGFTEPSTPPVNPLAERAEDEVVAWLWRIGFLTSQAQEQHLRSFRFGLYHGIATPELDLPALVLGMKWFCWGSLADDQYDNYDWGDRDARMRSVIRSARTILGGGAVPRTDPVIRGLAEFWPSLVAGMSPAARRRVTRNFLDYLDAVRFQNRFHAKGDIPDAATFLGLRRHTIAMIFQADVLEALSSLDIPAVLRGHRMFRELVSCFADITAWHNDVYGLEKDIADGQLCNTVLVVSAGEECSTEVAVSRVVERAKERQRLFLGIEAELPWLAEELGLGPEAVASALVLTRQLRAYAYANLVWIGQTRRYDLDLPRIRGTFDDVLCDG from the coding sequence ATGCCGAAGCTCGGCTTGTCCGCGTTGGTCCCCGGCTTCACCGAGCCGTCGACCCCGCCGGTCAACCCGCTGGCCGAGCGCGCGGAGGACGAGGTCGTCGCGTGGCTGTGGCGCATCGGCTTCCTGACCAGCCAGGCCCAGGAGCAGCACCTCCGGTCCTTCCGGTTCGGGCTCTACCACGGGATCGCGACACCGGAGCTGGACCTGCCCGCGCTCGTGCTGGGCATGAAGTGGTTCTGCTGGGGATCACTCGCCGACGACCAGTACGACAACTACGACTGGGGCGACCGGGACGCGCGGATGCGCTCCGTCATCCGCTCCGCCCGGACGATCCTCGGCGGCGGTGCGGTCCCCCGTACCGATCCTGTGATCAGAGGGCTGGCCGAGTTCTGGCCTTCGCTCGTCGCGGGCATGTCGCCCGCCGCGCGGCGCAGGGTGACGCGGAACTTCCTCGACTACCTCGACGCGGTCCGGTTCCAGAACCGCTTCCACGCCAAGGGCGACATCCCCGACGCCGCGACGTTCCTCGGGCTGCGCAGGCACACGATAGCCATGATCTTCCAGGCCGACGTGCTCGAAGCCCTGTCCTCCTTGGACATACCGGCGGTGCTGCGCGGCCATCGGATGTTCCGCGAGCTCGTGAGCTGCTTCGCCGACATCACCGCGTGGCACAACGACGTCTACGGCCTGGAGAAGGACATCGCGGACGGGCAGCTGTGCAACACCGTGCTCGTGGTGTCGGCCGGTGAGGAGTGCTCGACCGAGGTCGCCGTGAGCCGCGTCGTGGAGCGGGCGAAGGAGCGGCAGCGCCTCTTCCTCGGCATCGAAGCGGAATTACCCTGGCTGGCCGAGGAACTCGGGCTCGGCCCGGAGGCCGTCGCGTCGGCGCTGGTGCTGACCCGGCAGCTGCGGGCGTACGCGTACGCGAACCTGGTGTGGATCGGGCAGACCCGGAGGTACGACCTCGATCTGCCCCGGATTCGGGGGACCTTCGACGATGTTCTCTGCGATGGCTGA
- a CDS encoding cytochrome P450 translates to MADLRSVPVAPGRLPGIGHLGALARGPLEFLVALRGSGDIVRVDLGPKPVYFITAPRLHRQALTTPGFSRGRIYERARTLFGNGLATSDGALHLRQRRLVQPLFHRAHVESYLEMMAAQARALVDSWEHGRVVAVDRAMSDLMLKIVVNALTSRDIGRSAAAEIHRLMPVIMKGIALRMVTPVHPRFDAAADRLRRLVGELITAYRASPGDGSDLLAMLVAADMSDEQICDEVVSLLMAGTETPSSTLAWVFHELARHPSVEQRLHAEARSVLGGAPVTMEALGRLEYTRRVVTEALRLHPTLLFTLRTTQTVSLGGVEFPRGVELAYSPYALHRDPSLYPSPLHFDPDRSVPDAFSPFNFGVHKCVGEHFAWAEMMITVATIAARWSLRSCGPVREVLAIVPRPRSLPMRVVAR, encoded by the coding sequence ATGGCTGATCTTCGTTCGGTGCCGGTCGCTCCCGGCCGCCTCCCCGGCATCGGGCACCTCGGCGCGCTGGCCCGCGGTCCGCTGGAGTTCCTCGTGGCGTTGCGGGGAAGCGGCGACATCGTGCGCGTCGACCTGGGCCCGAAGCCGGTCTACTTCATCACCGCGCCTCGCCTTCACCGCCAGGCGCTGACCACGCCGGGCTTCTCGCGCGGCCGGATCTACGAGCGGGCGCGGACCTTGTTCGGCAACGGCCTGGCCACCTCCGACGGCGCGCTGCACCTCCGCCAGCGACGGCTCGTGCAGCCGCTCTTCCACCGCGCCCACGTCGAGTCGTACTTGGAGATGATGGCCGCTCAGGCCCGGGCACTCGTCGACTCCTGGGAGCACGGGCGGGTCGTGGCGGTCGACCGGGCTATGAGCGACCTGATGCTGAAGATCGTCGTCAACGCCCTGACTTCCCGCGACATCGGCCGCTCCGCCGCCGCGGAGATCCACCGCCTGATGCCCGTGATCATGAAAGGCATCGCGCTGCGCATGGTCACCCCCGTCCACCCGCGCTTCGACGCCGCCGCCGACCGCCTGCGCCGGCTCGTCGGCGAGTTGATCACCGCCTATCGCGCTTCGCCCGGGGACGGGTCCGATCTGCTGGCCATGCTCGTCGCCGCGGACATGTCCGATGAGCAGATCTGCGATGAGGTCGTGTCGCTGCTCATGGCCGGCACCGAGACCCCCAGTTCGACCTTGGCGTGGGTCTTCCACGAGCTGGCTCGGCATCCGTCCGTCGAGCAACGGCTGCACGCCGAGGCCCGCTCCGTCCTCGGAGGTGCCCCAGTGACCATGGAGGCGTTGGGGCGCTTGGAGTACACGCGTCGCGTTGTCACTGAGGCATTGCGGTTGCACCCGACTCTGCTCTTCACACTACGGACAACTCAAACCGTTTCCCTTGGTGGGGTCGAGTTTCCGCGCGGTGTGGAGCTTGCGTACAGCCCCTACGCGTTGCACCGCGACCCGTCGCTGTACCCGTCGCCGTTGCACTTCGATCCGGACCGCTCCGTGCCGGATGCGTTCTCGCCCTTCAACTTCGGCGTCCACAAGTGCGTCGGCGAGCACTTCGCCTGGGCGGAGATGATGATCACCGTCGCCACGATCGCCGCGCGGTGGTCTCTCCGGTCGTGCGGCCCGGTTCGTGAGGTTCTTGCGATCGTCCCTCGACCTCGCTCGCTGCCCATGCGCGTGGTCGCCCGCTGA
- a CDS encoding zinc-binding dehydrogenase: MPKVVQFCAPRSVGLVDEPGAPLASGQVRVRTLYSGISAGTELTAYRGSNPYLSKQWDAERRLFVDGTPSFGYPVAGWGYQEVGVVTATTVPDLEVGQRVWGIWGHRSEAVVDAAKLAGQVLPDSVPPVAGVFARLGAIALNAVLDADIHLGEDVAVFGQGVLGLLTTRLAALNGARVIAVDAIPRRLALAAEQGAVLTLHALEDAVAERIADHTHGRGADTCIEISGSAKALHEAIRSVGVAGRVVASGFYQGDAVGLRLGEEFHHNRVRLVASQIGGVNPELSQRWSVERLQRTFMELVAAGTLDPLPLVSHVMCASDVAKAFSEIDERPAETLQVVLDFAGVEGE, encoded by the coding sequence GTGCCCAAAGTCGTGCAGTTCTGCGCTCCGCGTTCGGTCGGGCTCGTCGACGAGCCCGGCGCACCACTGGCGTCCGGACAGGTCCGGGTTCGCACGCTGTACTCCGGGATCTCCGCGGGGACGGAGCTGACGGCCTACCGCGGCTCCAACCCGTACCTGAGCAAGCAGTGGGACGCCGAGCGCAGGTTGTTCGTCGACGGCACCCCGTCCTTCGGCTATCCCGTCGCGGGCTGGGGTTACCAGGAGGTCGGCGTGGTCACCGCGACCACGGTCCCGGATCTCGAAGTGGGACAACGGGTCTGGGGCATCTGGGGACACCGCTCGGAGGCGGTGGTGGACGCGGCGAAGCTGGCCGGGCAAGTGCTGCCCGACTCGGTGCCGCCGGTCGCCGGGGTGTTCGCGCGGCTCGGCGCGATCGCGCTGAACGCGGTGTTGGACGCGGACATCCACCTCGGCGAGGACGTCGCGGTGTTCGGCCAGGGCGTGCTCGGGTTGCTCACCACGCGGCTGGCGGCGCTCAACGGGGCACGGGTGATCGCCGTGGACGCGATCCCGCGCCGCCTGGCGCTCGCCGCGGAGCAGGGCGCGGTGCTCACCCTGCACGCGCTCGAGGACGCGGTGGCGGAACGGATCGCCGACCACACGCACGGCCGCGGCGCGGACACCTGCATCGAGATCAGCGGCTCGGCCAAGGCTCTGCACGAGGCGATCAGGTCCGTCGGCGTCGCCGGACGCGTGGTCGCCTCCGGCTTCTACCAAGGGGACGCGGTCGGACTCCGGCTCGGCGAGGAGTTCCACCACAACCGCGTCCGGCTGGTGGCGTCGCAGATCGGCGGGGTGAACCCCGAGCTGTCGCAGCGGTGGTCGGTCGAACGGCTGCAGCGCACGTTCATGGAACTCGTCGCCGCGGGCACGCTCGACCCGCTGCCCCTGGTGTCCCACGTGATGTGCGCCTCCGACGTCGCGAAGGCGTTCTCGGAGATCGACGAACGGCCCGCCGAGACCCTGCAGGTCGTCCTGGACTTCGCCGGCGTGGAAGGGGAATGA
- a CDS encoding GNAT family N-acetyltransferase, with translation MSERAGEQASELTVRSGTVSDAMTVLGLFDDAVRWLTAKGQTGQWGTTPFSESPKRVLQVERWCDSGGLRIAERYGEAVGAMVLLPEAPAYVPVSDEPELYVVGLVSGRQAAARGAGRTLLETARQEAVAAGVSRLRVDCWAGGDGALVDFYVSAGFTRLHGFEVGDWPGQVLELRLRRHR, from the coding sequence GTGAGCGAGCGTGCAGGAGAACAGGCGTCGGAGCTGACCGTACGGAGCGGGACGGTCAGCGACGCCATGACGGTGCTCGGACTCTTCGACGACGCGGTGCGCTGGTTGACGGCCAAGGGGCAGACCGGCCAGTGGGGCACCACCCCGTTCTCGGAGAGTCCGAAGCGCGTCCTGCAGGTCGAGCGGTGGTGCGACTCCGGCGGGTTGCGCATCGCCGAGCGGTACGGGGAGGCGGTCGGCGCCATGGTGCTGCTGCCGGAAGCCCCGGCCTACGTGCCGGTCTCCGACGAACCCGAGCTGTACGTGGTCGGCCTGGTCTCTGGGCGGCAGGCCGCGGCGCGCGGCGCGGGTCGGACACTGCTGGAGACGGCACGGCAAGAAGCGGTGGCGGCGGGGGTGTCCCGGCTGCGGGTCGACTGCTGGGCAGGCGGTGACGGCGCGCTCGTGGACTTCTACGTCTCGGCGGGTTTCACCAGGCTGCACGGATTCGAGGTCGGGGACTGGCCGGGCCAGGTCCTCGAACTGCGCCTGCGCCGCCACCGTTGA
- a CDS encoding TetR/AcrR family transcriptional regulator: MRRTAAEAAATRSDLLDAGLRVFAESGFAESSLADIAKAAGVTRGAAYHHFKDKAELYLAVVSEKWPVAAAPIWEPLSAEGPAEERLREHLRRYFVALERNDTMRALLSVTIYKSGNAPGLELKRDVMRDWVSQIADVLAASEGLRGDASVVAYGIVSTVSGVTSMWLADPDSLSLADHADDLADFALASLG; this comes from the coding sequence ATGCGGAGAACGGCGGCCGAGGCCGCGGCGACGAGGTCGGACCTGCTGGACGCGGGCCTGCGGGTCTTCGCCGAGTCCGGCTTCGCCGAGTCGTCGCTGGCCGACATCGCGAAGGCGGCGGGCGTGACGCGCGGCGCGGCTTACCACCACTTCAAGGACAAGGCCGAGCTGTACCTGGCGGTGGTGTCGGAGAAGTGGCCCGTCGCCGCCGCTCCGATCTGGGAACCGCTGTCCGCCGAGGGCCCCGCGGAGGAGCGGCTGCGCGAGCACCTGCGGCGGTACTTCGTCGCGTTGGAGCGCAACGACACCATGCGGGCGCTCTTGAGCGTGACGATCTACAAGTCCGGCAACGCGCCCGGCCTGGAGCTGAAGCGCGACGTCATGCGCGACTGGGTGAGCCAGATCGCCGACGTGCTCGCGGCGTCTGAGGGTTTGCGTGGTGACGCTTCCGTTGTCGCGTACGGGATCGTGTCGACGGTGAGTGGGGTGACGAGCATGTGGCTGGCCGATCCGGACAGCTTGTCGCTCGCTGATCACGCGGACGATCTCGCTGATTTTGCCTTGGCGTCTTTGGGGTGA